The genome window TGGTGCAGTCAGTCGGGCCGATGGCCATCACCTCGTTGATGACTGCCTCTTCACTGGCCGGTCTGGCGCCTGCGGGCTCGGAACTGTACTCGGCAATGGCCGCGCAAATGACTCTGATTGCCGGCGTGGTGCTGTTTCTTTGCGGCTTGTTGCGCCTGGGCTTTCTGGCGCAATTCCTCAGCCGCCCGGTACTCAGCGGTTTTACCAGCGGCGCCGCGCTGGTGATTGCCGCCAGCCAGTTCTCCACCTTGCTGGGCGGCTCCCTGAAGCAGATCAACCTGCCCGGCGCAGCCATCGGCCTGAGCTCACTGCTGTTGCTGTGGCTGGCGCGCCAGTACCTGATGCGGCTGCTGAAAAGTCTGGGGCTTGCCGGCAAGGTCGCCGACATCCTGGCCAAGATGGCCCCGGTATTCGTGCTGGCACTGGCCATCCTCTGCGTGTTGTTGCTGAATCTCGAGCAGGCTGGCGTGCAGGTTGTCGGCAAGGTTCCGTCCGGCTTGCCGGCACTCGGTCTGCCGCTGGCATTTGGGCAAATGCGCGAATTGCTGATGCCTTCGCTGCTGATCGGCTTCATGATTTTCCTCTCCAGCCAGTCGGCGGCGGTCAGCCTGGCGCAGAAGCGCGGTGAGCGCATCAATGGCAATCACGAATTGCTGGGGCTTGGCGCAGCCAATCTGGCCAGTGCCGTTTCCGGCGGGTTCCCGGTAACCGGCAGCATTTCGCGTTCGGCGGTCAATTACACCGCCGGGGCCAACACGCCACTGGCCAGCGTTATCACCACTGTTCTGATGGCGGTATTGCTGAGCGTTCCAACGGGCTGGATGTCCCCCCTGCCGCTCTCGGCGCTGGCGGCGACCATCATGATTGCGGTGCTCGGCATGCTCGACTTTGAAACACCGCGCGAGGCCTGGCGCTATGATCGTGGCGATGCGCTGGCCTGGGGCGTTACCCTTGCCGGCGTGCTGCTGCTTGGCGTCGAGGAAGGCGTCATCGTCGGCTTGCTGCTGTCGCTGGGCACGCTGATTGCCAGAGCCAGCCGTCCGCATATAGCCGTGATCGGCCGTATACCCGGCACCGAACATTACCGTAACGTCTCCCGGTATGCCGTGGAAACCCGTCCCGAACTGCTGCTGTTGCGCGTAGATGCAGCCATATTTTTTGGCAACGCCGAACGCATCAGTGACAGCGTGCTGGAGCAGTTGCAAGACAGCCAGCGTGACGTGGTACTGGTGCTGTCTGCCGTCAATCAGATAGATACCACCGGTTTGTACACGCTGGTCGAGCTCAATCGCGCCCTCAACGCACGCGGCATTCGGCTGAATCTGGCTGAAGTCAAAGGACCGGTCATGGACCGCCTGCAACGCAGTGATCTGCTGCTAAGCCAGCTCAGCGGCAAGGTGTTTCTCAGTACTGCTGCGGCATTCTCCGCCCTGACTGAACCAGACAATCCGGCTGCGACTGTGCCGGCAAACCCGATTTAATCCCCGGCCTGCAACTTTTCCGCTTGCCGTGCCGCGCGCTGACCGCTGCGCAGGGCACCTTCGATGGTGCCCGGATACAGGGCGTCGGTATGTTCGCCGGCGAACAGCACGCGGCCCAGCGGCTGCTCCCACAATCGCCAATACTGGCTGATTTCCCCCGGCCCATAGGCCAGATAGGCACCGCCGGCCAGCGGGTCATTGCCATAGCGGCGCACTTCGAAACCCGTGTAGGCGGCGCGCGCACCGGGATAGTACTGGTCCAGACGGATCAGTACCTGATCGGCCATCTGCCGGTCATTGAAGGCCTTCATCATGCGCGCGTTGTCACCGGAGATATTTACCAGCAGATTGGCGCCGCCCTTGAATGCCGGCTCGATCCACAGTATGCCGAGCCCCTGGTTGCTGACTATCTCGCCACTCAGGCGCGTAGCCCCCCAGAAGGGCTTGCTGAACTTGAGCAGAATCTGCTCGCGCCAGCCGTAGTTGATGTCCTTCAAGGCCTTTTGCTGTAACGGCGACAGGGCCGGTGTCAGGCTGATCCTGGCCAGCGCCGGCAGCGGCAACGCCAGCACCACGTAGTCGGCCGTGTAACCGGCAGCGCCAACCTTGACCGTCACCCCGTCCTCATTCTGGGTAATCGCCTCCACTCGCGCACGGGTCTTGATGGTGCGCAACGGTTTGACCAAGGCCTGTGCCAGCACCTGGCTACCACCGGGCAGGCGTGCATTGTGTTGCATCAGCGTGGACTCGCCGCGATACACCCGGGTCTGCTGCACCAGATACAACAGTGACAGCCGCGACGGTTCGTCGTAACGGGAACGGATACGCTGCTCTACGAGCGCTCTTGCCACTGGTTGCAGGTTCAACTGATCCAGCCAGCGAGCCACGCTGAGTTGATCCAGCGCCTGCAGCTGCGAATCTGCCAGCGGCTGCAAGGGGTCATCCATGCGCGCCGCCAGTTCTTCTATATGTTCTTCATACTGCCTGAGCGCCGCGGCCACTGCAGGCTGCTGGCGCTGCAGGTCGGCCTCGGTGAACAAGCGGCCATCAATCAGGTAGGCTGGCTGAGCCACGGCGGCCGGCGCCGGTTGCACCTGCAGCTTGAACAGCTGCAGGTAGTGATACAGCTGCGGCTGCAGTTCCCTGCTGCCAAGCCATTCGGCAGAGGCCAGGCTGGCGCGGCCACCGACCTCTGGCCGAGCCTCCAGCAAGGTCACCTGCCAGCCTTGCTCCTGCAATTCATAGGCGGCTGTCAGCCCTGAAAGTCCGGCACCGACCACAATCGCCGAAGGTGGCTGGTCAGCGGCCAAGGCCGCGGCACTGCCCAGCAGCAACCACAGCAGGCCCAGGCGCAAAGTGCTGGCAATCATCTTCTGTCTCCGCTTCTGGCAACGGCGCGCAGAATACGCCAGCCACCCGGTCCGGGCCAGAACTACCGGCAGCCTGATCTGGTAGGCTTTGCAGATTAGCCGAGGAGAGTTGCCGATGAGCCTGAATGCCCAATGGATGCAGCGCGATCTGGACGTGCTGTGGCATCCCTGCACGCAGATGAAGGATCACGAGACCCTGCCGATCATTCCGATTCGCCGTGGCGAGGGCGTCTGGCTGGAGGATTTCGACGGCAAGCGCTATCTGGATGCGGTCAGCTCCTGGTGGGTGAATGTGTTTGGCCACGGCAATCAGCGCATCAGCCAACGAATCAAGGATCAGCTGGACAATCTGGAGCATGTGATGCTGGCCGGCTTCAGTCATCAGCCGGTAATCGAGCTGTCCGAGCGTCTGGTCGAGATTACCCCGGCCGGACTGAACCGGGTGTTCTATGCCGACAACGGCTCATCCGGCATCGAAGTCGCCTTGAAAATGAGCTTTCACTACTGGCTGAATCTCGGCCAGCCAGCGAAGAAGCGCTTCATCACCCTGAGCAACAGCTATCACGGCGAAACTGTGGCAGCCATGTCGGTCGGTGATGTGGCGCTGTTTACCGACACTTACAAAGCCCTCTTGCTGGACACCATCAAGGTACCCAGCCCGGATTGCTACCTGCGCCCGGACGGCATGGGCTGGGAGGAGCACTCGCGCAACATGTTCGCCGCCATGGAGCAGACGCTGGCCGAGCATCACCACGAGGTTGCCGCAGTGATTGTCGAGCCGCTGATCCAGGGCGCCGGCGGCATGCGCATGTACCACCCGGTCTATCTGACATTGCTGCGCGAAGCCTGCGATCGCTATGGCGTGCATCTGATCCACGACGAGATTGCCGTCGGTTTTGGCCGCACCGGCAGCATGTTCGCCTGCGAGCAGGCCGCTATTACCCCGGACTTCCTGGTGCTGTCCAAGGCCCTGACCGGCGGGTTTCTGCCAATGGCGGCGGTCCTCACCACCGATGCCGTGTATGGCGCCTTCTACGATGACTACGCTACTTTGCGGGCCTTTCTGCATTCGCACACCTACACCGGCAACCCGCTTGCCTGTGCCGCGGCCCTGGCCACCCTGGATATCTTCCGCGATGACCGGGTGATCGAAGCCAACAAGGCCTTGAGCAGCCGCATGGCCAGCGCCACGGCGCATCTGGCCGATCATCCGCATGTCGCCGAAGTGCGCCAGACCGGCATGGCCCTGGCCATCGAGATGGTACAGGACAAGCCCGGCAAGATAGCCTACCCATGGCAGGAACGCCGGGGCCTCGAGGTATATCGGCATGCCTTGTCGCGTGGCGCCCTGCTGCGGCCACTGGGCAGTGTGGTGTATTTTCTGCCGCCCTATGTGATAACCCCGGAGCAAATCGACTTCCTCGCCGAAGTAGCCAGCGAGGGCATCGATCTGGCAACCCGGCATTCCGTCAGCGTGGCAACACCCAACAGCCTTTATCCCGGCTTCCGCGACCCCGGCTAGTCTGGCAAGCGGATGTCATTTGCTGTCATTAGCCCTGGCCGGGCATCACCAGCCACCGCTTTTCTGCCCTACGCCAGGTGCGCCATAGCGGTTAAGCTTGGCGCTGTCCCGTCACTGTTTGTAGTCTGACCCATGCGCCTTTCCCGTTTTTATATAGATACGCCGCTATCGCTCGGCAACCATGCATTACCCGATGCCCAGGCTCACTACATCGGCCGCGTCTTGCGCCTGAACACTGGCGCGGCAGTGCAATTGTTCGATGGCAGCGGCATGGAGTATCTCGGTGCAATCAGCGAGGTCGGCAAGAAACAGGTGTGTGTCGAATTGCATGAGCAACTGCCCGGCATGGCCGAGTCCCCCCTGCGCATCCATCTCGGTCAGGGCCTGTCACGCGGTGAGCGGATGGATTGGGCCATCCAGAAAGCTACGGAGCTGGGGGTAAGTGAAATCACCCCGATAGTTTCGGAACGTTGCGAAGTACGCCTCAAGGACGAACGCACCGAAAAACGCCTGAGCCACTGGCGGCAAATCGCCATCAGCGCCTGCGAACAATCCGGCCGCTCAGTTTTACCGGTAATTCATGCACCGCTGGAACTGGAACACTGGCTGCAGCAGAGTTCGGCAGATCTCAAGCTGGTGCTGCACCCCCTTGCACAGGAGCTGAGCAAGCACAGCACGCCGAAATCCCTGGCCTTTCTGATCGGCCCTGAAGGGGGTATAAGCGATAATGAGGTCAGCCGCGCACAGGCTGCCGGCTTTCAAACGGCACGACTTGGCCCGCGCATATTGCGTACCGAAACTGCACCGGTAGCTGCGCTGGCACTGGCGCAATTCCTCTGGGGCGATTTCTAGTCGCGGGATTCCATCCGCAGCAAAGGTCAGATCAGTCCGGCATCCGCCAGCAACTGCTCCAGCCCGACCAGGTCGGGGATTTTCAACACATTGCCATCCAGCGACACGGCTTCGAGCTCCAGCGGAGCCAGCTCCACATCCGCCCTCGCCAGATTCGAATCAACCTTTACCGAGTGCGGGATGCTTTGCAGCAGCAAGGCGATGAATTTGATTTGCGGGCGCCCACCAAGAGCGTTGAGTACGGCAACCCGACAGCCCGGGCCAACGCTGGCAACCCCATTGGATGCGGCTTCAAACGACAGCAAGGGCAAACGCAACTCACGCCAGCTGAACTGTCCCAGCAACCAGGGCGGCATGCCCTCGGCAGTCTGTGGTGCCCGGTACGGCACCAGTTCCGCGAGTGCCACGTTGGGCAGCAGCAAAGTACGATCTGCCAGAGGCAATAACAGACCCGTGAGGCTTTCAACGCTGCTCTGGGCTGCGACGGCTTGGCTCATGCAAGACTCCTAAAACTGTGTATTGAACAGGTTCTAACCTGATTAAACCGCGACTGTCAGGCGCACTGCTCGGCCAGATGGTTCACCAGCGCGGTGGCCAGTTCGCGGGGGTCACCATTGAAACTGCTGTAACCACCATCGCGCATGCTGTCGGTCATACTCGGGCAGGTGCAGGTCTCGGCCCGTTGTGTCCAGATAAGACCGCCCTGACGAATCACGTAAGCTGCCGCAGCACTGCCATCGCTACCCATGCCGCTGAAAGCGATGACCCCGAAGCGATTGCCATACTGACGGCCCAGATTGAGCATCATCTGATCAATCGAAGGACTATAGGGTTCAGGCCAACTGCGATTGCTCATGTGCATTAGCCCATCTTCGGTAAATGCCAACTCGTTACTGACCGGCGCAACAATCACCTCGCCATAACGAACTGCTTCGGCATCCCGCGCCGCCGTTACATGCCATTGACTGTGGCGGCCTACCGCCTGCGGCAGCATGGCTTCAAAACTCGCATCTATGTGTTGAGCGTATACAAAGCCGATGGGCAAGCCCCCAGGCAGGGCATCCAGAAACGCCTTGACTGCGCTGGGTCCGCCCAGCGAGGCGGCCAGTAACCAGACCATATCAGCGGGACCCGATTTGAGCGGGGTATCCGCCAACACACCCGGTACCTCTACGCGGTTAGGTCGCTGCGCATCTTCCAGCAAGGCATTCAGACTGGGGCCGATTGCCTTGGTCGGGTCACCGACCAGACGTTTGAGCTTGCCAAACAGCCGCCGTTCCCAGCGCGGATAATTCTCCGAATGGCGCTCCGGCGCATGTCCTTCACCAAACAGTACCGGTGCGCTGGCGCGCTCGATCAACTCGTCAACCAGCGGTGAATCTTCCATTTGCGACAGGTCAACCAGCCACAGATCCGTTTCGCACTCCTGCAGCACTTCAGGTTCAAGGCGTGCCGGATCACTATTGAGCACCACCTGATAACCGTTACTCTGCAGGGCCTGCTGCAGGACATGACGTTGCAGGGAGGTGTCGGCGATTACCGCAATACGGCCTGCAGTCTTGTCAGTCATTTGCCTTGACCTTGACCAGCCGGTTGATGGTTTCCAGCAGCAGCGACTCCTGGTAAGGCTTGCCGAGGTACTCGTTGACCCCGATAGCCATGGCGCGCTGCCGGTGTTTTTCCCCGGTCCGCGAGGTGATCATGATGATCGGCAGATCCTTCATCCGCTCATCGTGACGAACCAGAGTGGCCACTTCAAAACCGTCCATTCGCGGCATTTCAACGTCAAGCAGAATGACGTCCGGATGATGTTCCTGCAGTTGTGTCAGGGCATCTACCCCATCCTTGGCCGTGATCGCATTCATCCCCGCACGCTCCAGCAAGCGAGTAGTCACTTTGCGCACGGTAACCGAGTCGTCCACCACCATAACCAGTGTCGGCCGGGTGTGATCGCTCTCTTCCTGCAACTGCTTCTGCAGTGCCGAAC of Pseudomonas pohangensis contains these proteins:
- a CDS encoding SulP family inorganic anion transporter, whose amino-acid sequence is MLSWLKQYHRDLLAGDVTAGIIVVLMMVPQGMAYALVAGLPPVAGLYASLLPACAYALFGSSMVQSVGPMAITSLMTASSLAGLAPAGSELYSAMAAQMTLIAGVVLFLCGLLRLGFLAQFLSRPVLSGFTSGAALVIAASQFSTLLGGSLKQINLPGAAIGLSSLLLLWLARQYLMRLLKSLGLAGKVADILAKMAPVFVLALAILCVLLLNLEQAGVQVVGKVPSGLPALGLPLAFGQMRELLMPSLLIGFMIFLSSQSAAVSLAQKRGERINGNHELLGLGAANLASAVSGGFPVTGSISRSAVNYTAGANTPLASVITTVLMAVLLSVPTGWMSPLPLSALAATIMIAVLGMLDFETPREAWRYDRGDALAWGVTLAGVLLLGVEEGVIVGLLLSLGTLIARASRPHIAVIGRIPGTEHYRNVSRYAVETRPELLLLRVDAAIFFGNAERISDSVLEQLQDSQRDVVLVLSAVNQIDTTGLYTLVELNRALNARGIRLNLAEVKGPVMDRLQRSDLLLSQLSGKVFLSTAAAFSALTEPDNPAATVPANPI
- a CDS encoding flavin monoamine oxidase family protein, whose amino-acid sequence is MIASTLRLGLLWLLLGSAAALAADQPPSAIVVGAGLSGLTAAYELQEQGWQVTLLEARPEVGGRASLASAEWLGSRELQPQLYHYLQLFKLQVQPAPAAVAQPAYLIDGRLFTEADLQRQQPAVAAALRQYEEHIEELAARMDDPLQPLADSQLQALDQLSVARWLDQLNLQPVARALVEQRIRSRYDEPSRLSLLYLVQQTRVYRGESTLMQHNARLPGGSQVLAQALVKPLRTIKTRARVEAITQNEDGVTVKVGAAGYTADYVVLALPLPALARISLTPALSPLQQKALKDINYGWREQILLKFSKPFWGATRLSGEIVSNQGLGILWIEPAFKGGANLLVNISGDNARMMKAFNDRQMADQVLIRLDQYYPGARAAYTGFEVRRYGNDPLAGGAYLAYGPGEISQYWRLWEQPLGRVLFAGEHTDALYPGTIEGALRSGQRAARQAEKLQAGD
- a CDS encoding adenosylmethionine--8-amino-7-oxononanoate transaminase gives rise to the protein MSLNAQWMQRDLDVLWHPCTQMKDHETLPIIPIRRGEGVWLEDFDGKRYLDAVSSWWVNVFGHGNQRISQRIKDQLDNLEHVMLAGFSHQPVIELSERLVEITPAGLNRVFYADNGSSGIEVALKMSFHYWLNLGQPAKKRFITLSNSYHGETVAAMSVGDVALFTDTYKALLLDTIKVPSPDCYLRPDGMGWEEHSRNMFAAMEQTLAEHHHEVAAVIVEPLIQGAGGMRMYHPVYLTLLREACDRYGVHLIHDEIAVGFGRTGSMFACEQAAITPDFLVLSKALTGGFLPMAAVLTTDAVYGAFYDDYATLRAFLHSHTYTGNPLACAAALATLDIFRDDRVIEANKALSSRMASATAHLADHPHVAEVRQTGMALAIEMVQDKPGKIAYPWQERRGLEVYRHALSRGALLRPLGSVVYFLPPYVITPEQIDFLAEVASEGIDLATRHSVSVATPNSLYPGFRDPG
- a CDS encoding 16S rRNA (uracil(1498)-N(3))-methyltransferase, encoding MRLSRFYIDTPLSLGNHALPDAQAHYIGRVLRLNTGAAVQLFDGSGMEYLGAISEVGKKQVCVELHEQLPGMAESPLRIHLGQGLSRGERMDWAIQKATELGVSEITPIVSERCEVRLKDERTEKRLSHWRQIAISACEQSGRSVLPVIHAPLELEHWLQQSSADLKLVLHPLAQELSKHSTPKSLAFLIGPEGGISDNEVSRAQAAGFQTARLGPRILRTETAPVAALALAQFLWGDF
- a CDS encoding chemotaxis protein CheW, which encodes MSQAVAAQSSVESLTGLLLPLADRTLLLPNVALAELVPYRAPQTAEGMPPWLLGQFSWRELRLPLLSFEAASNGVASVGPGCRVAVLNALGGRPQIKFIALLLQSIPHSVKVDSNLARADVELAPLELEAVSLDGNVLKIPDLVGLEQLLADAGLI
- a CDS encoding chemotaxis protein CheB, with the protein product MTDKTAGRIAVIADTSLQRHVLQQALQSNGYQVVLNSDPARLEPEVLQECETDLWLVDLSQMEDSPLVDELIERASAPVLFGEGHAPERHSENYPRWERRLFGKLKRLVGDPTKAIGPSLNALLEDAQRPNRVEVPGVLADTPLKSGPADMVWLLAASLGGPSAVKAFLDALPGGLPIGFVYAQHIDASFEAMLPQAVGRHSQWHVTAARDAEAVRYGEVIVAPVSNELAFTEDGLMHMSNRSWPEPYSPSIDQMMLNLGRQYGNRFGVIAFSGMGSDGSAAAAYVIRQGGLIWTQRAETCTCPSMTDSMRDGGYSSFNGDPRELATALVNHLAEQCA